Proteins from one Cyprinus carpio isolate SPL01 chromosome B15, ASM1834038v1, whole genome shotgun sequence genomic window:
- the arl4aa gene encoding ADP-ribosylation factor-like 4aa: MGNGLSEQPNFLSSLPFCNSLHIAILGLDFAGKTTVLYRLQFNEFVNTVPTKGFNAEKVKLAVGDSQTVTFHFWDVGGQEKLRPLWKSYTRGTDGIMFVVDSLDTERMEEAKTELYKIARSENQGVPVLIIANKQDLRHALSLSQIETMLALNELGPSTPWHLQSTCAIIGDGLKEGLERLHDMILKRRKMLKQQKKTR; the protein is encoded by the coding sequence ATGGGGAACGGATTATCAGAGCAACCCAACTTTCTCTCCAGTCTTCCGTTCTGTAATTCTCTTCACATCGCTATTCTGGGTCTGGACTTTGCAGGCAAAACGACGGTGCTGTACCGTCTACAGTTCAATGAGTTTGTCAACACTGTCCCCACCAAAGGTTTCAATGCAGAGAAAGTCAAATTAGCTGTCGGGGACTCACAAACAGTGACGTTTCACTTTTGGGACGTTGGCGGCCAGGAGAAACTGCGCCCTCTTTGGAAGTCCTACACACGTGGCACTGATGGGATCATGTTCGTTGTGGACTCTCTGGACACGGAGAGAATGGAAGAGGCGAAGACGGAGCTTTACAAAATCGCTCGCTCTGAAAATCAAGGAGTGCCTGTGTTGATTATTGCTAACAAGCAGGACTTGAGACATGCTCTGTCACTGTCACAGATAGAGACCATGCTGGCTCTCAATGAACTGGGACCCTCTACACCGTGGCACCTGCAGTCCACCTGCGCCATCATTGGTGACGGACTCAAAGAGGGACTTGAAAGACTTCATGACATGATCCTAAAACGAAGAAAGATGcttaaacagcaaaaaaagacAAGATAG